Proteins encoded in a region of the Planococcus shixiaomingii genome:
- a CDS encoding ABC transporter permease — protein MANVNVKDYQRETHTTKSRLSWLWAEYSVIIAFIILFIGSSILNPRFLDMNNQLNILMQVSIIGIIAMGMTVVMLSGGIDLSVGSVLALAGVISVLALNASGSVLVGVLTALLVGSFAGFLNGLMVAKGRIASFIATLGMMAGARSIALYIADGGSVSGEVTGFTSIANSDFWIFDVPVLIFFAMTALVYVLMHKTRFGRYVYALGSNEKAALLSAIRVDRMKIGVYTLIGTLVGVAAVIETSRLNSISSSSSGAQYELDAIAAVIIGGTRMTGGRGKIIGTLFGVLILGILNNMMNLMNVSPHLQGFVKGLIIIIAVVFQKRE, from the coding sequence TTGGCTAACGTAAACGTGAAAGATTACCAACGGGAAACCCATACGACCAAGAGCCGGCTGTCTTGGCTGTGGGCGGAATATAGTGTCATTATTGCCTTTATCATCTTGTTCATCGGATCGTCCATTTTAAATCCCCGTTTCCTTGACATGAATAACCAGTTGAATATTTTGATGCAAGTATCCATCATCGGGATTATAGCGATGGGTATGACCGTTGTCATGTTGTCAGGCGGGATTGATTTATCGGTCGGTTCGGTGCTTGCACTCGCAGGGGTCATCTCGGTTCTGGCGCTGAATGCTTCAGGCAGCGTACTTGTAGGTGTCTTAACTGCCTTGCTTGTTGGATCTTTTGCCGGGTTCTTGAACGGGCTGATGGTCGCCAAAGGAAGGATTGCTTCATTTATTGCGACGCTCGGGATGATGGCGGGGGCGCGGTCGATTGCACTGTACATTGCGGACGGAGGCAGTGTTTCAGGGGAAGTCACTGGATTTACATCCATTGCCAATAGTGATTTCTGGATATTCGACGTTCCGGTTCTCATTTTTTTCGCAATGACGGCATTGGTGTATGTGTTAATGCATAAAACTCGATTTGGCAGATATGTGTATGCGCTTGGAAGCAATGAGAAAGCGGCACTGCTATCGGCGATCCGGGTAGACCGGATGAAAATTGGCGTCTATACGCTGATCGGTACACTGGTAGGGGTAGCAGCTGTTATTGAAACATCCCGCCTAAATTCTATTTCTTCATCAAGTTCAGGGGCGCAATACGAACTAGATGCCATCGCGGCAGTCATTATCGGGGGCACCCGGATGACCGGCGGGCGCGGCAAAATCATCGGGACGCTGTTTGGCGTATTGATCTTAGGAATTTTGAATAACATGATGAACTTGATGAACGTCTCGCCTCACCTTCAAGGTTTTGTGAAAGGTTTGATCATCATCATTGCGGTAGTGTTCCAGAAACGGGAGTAG
- a CDS encoding Gfo/Idh/MocA family protein: MGIKVGIIGCGSITKARHAPEYKANSYVDEIVFYDRNLDRSEALAVMFGGKVAKTVDELFEDPEIQAISDCSSNEHHHLFSTKALLSGKHVLCEKPIALTVDHAREIIEAQRKSGKKLMVDHNQRFTRAHQKAREILQSGELGNVLTFQTTFGHSGPEDWGFNKTNSTWFFKKERSGHGVAGDLGVHKVDLLHYLLDDEIEQVSAFQGALDKVDENGQPIEVCDNIVSSLKTKKGYLGTASFSWTYYGEEDNSTIIYCQKGILKIYHNDKYQIEVLTKIGEKIHYELEAIQTNDNQTPSGVIDAFVEAIRLDETPIVTGDDALASLKVILGIIEAAETNQVVTIEKESLQTL; the protein is encoded by the coding sequence ATGGGAATAAAAGTGGGGATTATCGGCTGTGGATCAATAACAAAAGCGCGCCATGCACCGGAATATAAAGCAAATTCGTACGTGGATGAAATCGTTTTTTACGACCGCAATTTAGACCGCTCAGAAGCGTTGGCGGTGATGTTTGGCGGCAAAGTCGCCAAAACCGTGGATGAATTATTTGAAGATCCGGAAATTCAAGCAATCAGCGACTGTTCGTCAAACGAACACCACCATTTGTTTTCGACAAAAGCCCTGCTTAGCGGCAAGCACGTATTGTGCGAAAAGCCCATTGCGCTAACGGTGGACCATGCGCGCGAAATCATTGAAGCCCAAAGAAAGTCGGGCAAAAAATTGATGGTCGACCACAATCAGCGCTTTACGCGGGCTCACCAAAAAGCCCGTGAAATCCTCCAAAGCGGCGAGCTCGGAAACGTGCTGACGTTTCAGACTACGTTTGGGCATTCAGGGCCGGAAGACTGGGGTTTCAATAAAACCAATTCCACCTGGTTCTTTAAAAAAGAGCGCTCTGGCCATGGCGTCGCTGGAGACCTTGGCGTCCATAAAGTGGATTTGCTGCATTATCTGCTTGATGACGAAATCGAGCAAGTCAGCGCTTTTCAAGGTGCTCTTGATAAAGTCGATGAAAACGGCCAGCCGATTGAAGTGTGCGACAACATTGTCAGCAGCTTGAAAACGAAAAAAGGCTATCTTGGGACAGCTTCCTTCTCGTGGACCTATTACGGAGAAGAAGACAACAGCACGATCATTTATTGCCAGAAAGGCATTTTGAAAATCTATCACAATGACAAATACCAGATTGAAGTGCTGACAAAAATCGGCGAGAAGATTCATTACGAATTGGAAGCGATCCAGACCAACGACAATCAAACACCGAGCGGCGTAATCGATGCCTTCGTTGAGGCGATCCGCCTGGATGAGACCCCGATTGTCACGGGCGACGATGCCCTTGCTTCACTGAAAGTCATTTTAGGCATCATCGAAGCAGCCGAAACAAATCAAGTAGTTACAATAGAAAAAGAGTCTCTCCAAACTTTGTGA
- a CDS encoding DinB family protein: MNFNVEEAIEILERTPQTLNALLSGLSHVWLESNEGEGTWNPSQVIGHLIEGEKNDWIPRMEMILHEGERRPFPPFDRFAHLIESPERTIEEKLFEFQTLRQKSLDKLKNLIDSDTNFEQTGLHPDFGPVKLRELLSTWVVHDFTHINQIARTMAERYSEDVGPWKAYLGVLKKK; encoded by the coding sequence ATGAATTTCAACGTGGAAGAAGCTATTGAAATCCTGGAACGCACACCCCAAACTTTGAATGCCTTATTATCCGGTTTATCTCACGTATGGCTGGAAAGCAACGAAGGCGAAGGCACATGGAATCCGTCCCAAGTGATCGGCCACTTGATCGAAGGCGAGAAAAACGACTGGATTCCACGCATGGAAATGATTCTTCATGAAGGAGAACGCAGGCCCTTCCCGCCATTCGACCGCTTTGCCCATTTGATTGAAAGCCCTGAAAGAACAATAGAAGAAAAGCTATTCGAATTTCAAACGCTCCGGCAAAAAAGCCTTGATAAGCTGAAGAACCTTATCGATAGCGACACAAACTTTGAACAAACCGGCCTGCATCCTGATTTTGGCCCTGTGAAACTGCGCGAACTCCTTTCGACATGGGTCGTCCATGATTTCACCCACATCAACCAGATTGCCCGTACCATGGCAGAAAGATACTCCGAGGACGTCGGCCCGTGGAAAGCTTATTTGGGTGTACTGAAGAAGAAATAA
- the pgeF gene encoding peptidoglycan editing factor PgeF, which yields MKTNMYINNEKFLAGMTMKDGAAPELNNMALHVCEDPDAVLENRKKLAEDLGFELEDFVCANQTHSASFHKVTFADKGLGAEQVETAIAETDALYTYEPNILLTSFSADCVPVVFYHQKTGLIGAVHSGWQGTVKEITLKLFEHLKQEEGCEPAEFHVQIGAALSQEKFEVDEDVYLKFKALGYADEFIYFNETTGKYHIDNQLTVKKQCELAGIPSGQIAIDRTCTFVSPDGFSYRQDRKSGRHMSFIAKKANE from the coding sequence ATGAAAACAAACATGTACATAAACAATGAAAAGTTCCTTGCGGGAATGACGATGAAAGATGGGGCAGCACCAGAACTTAACAACATGGCACTCCACGTTTGTGAAGATCCGGATGCTGTACTGGAAAACCGAAAAAAACTTGCTGAAGATTTAGGGTTTGAGCTCGAAGATTTTGTCTGCGCCAATCAAACGCATAGTGCAAGTTTCCACAAGGTGACGTTCGCCGATAAAGGGCTGGGCGCCGAACAAGTCGAGACGGCGATTGCGGAAACGGATGCCCTTTATACGTACGAACCGAATATTTTGCTGACCAGCTTTTCAGCCGATTGCGTGCCGGTGGTTTTTTACCATCAGAAGACCGGATTGATCGGTGCGGTCCATTCCGGCTGGCAAGGAACAGTCAAAGAAATTACATTGAAGCTGTTCGAGCACCTGAAACAAGAGGAAGGGTGCGAGCCTGCTGAGTTCCATGTTCAAATCGGCGCCGCGCTGAGCCAGGAGAAATTTGAAGTCGACGAAGATGTTTATTTGAAATTTAAAGCACTCGGTTATGCAGATGAGTTTATTTACTTCAATGAGACAACTGGGAAATACCACATCGATAACCAGCTAACCGTGAAAAAGCAATGTGAACTGGCAGGTATTCCAAGCGGGCAAATTGCCATCGACCGGACGTGCACTTTTGTGAGCCCCGACGGATTCTCTTACCGGCAGGACCGTAAAAGTGGGCGGCATATGAGTTTTATTGCAAAGAAGGCAAATGAATAG
- the metC gene encoding cystathionine beta-lyase, translated as MADHLETTFIHAAGVDKNTGAVNVPIYLSSTYHQESFDEFGPFDYSRSGNPTRLALEETIAKLEGGTRGFAFASGMAAISSAFMLLSAGDHVLVSEDVYGGTYRFVTEVLNKFGIDYTFVNMTDLGEMAEAIRPNTKVIYIETPSNPTMNITDIEIAAKLAKANDCLTFVDNTFMTPLYQNPLALGADIVLHSATKFLSGHSDIIAGLAISKDEALGSRLAFIQNSFGAVLGAQDSYLLLQGIKTLGTRLKQSSESAQAIAEYLHKNPLVEEVYYPSFSFHPGHPIHVRQARGFGAVLSFRLPSKEAARIFTESLRIPIFAVSLGAVESILSYPATMSHAAMPKEERDKRGITDGLLRLSVGLEHLDDLLADIKQALHKVRQAAGEVNYTY; from the coding sequence ATGGCAGATCATTTGGAAACAACATTCATACATGCAGCGGGTGTCGACAAAAACACAGGAGCGGTCAACGTTCCGATCTATTTGTCTTCGACGTATCACCAGGAAAGTTTTGACGAGTTCGGGCCATTCGACTATAGCCGTTCGGGCAATCCGACGCGCCTTGCCTTAGAGGAAACGATTGCCAAGCTTGAAGGCGGCACACGGGGCTTTGCGTTTGCCTCCGGCATGGCGGCAATTTCGTCCGCGTTCATGCTGCTGTCGGCCGGCGATCATGTATTGGTGTCCGAAGATGTCTACGGCGGAACATACCGCTTCGTCACCGAAGTGCTGAATAAATTCGGCATCGATTACACCTTTGTCAACATGACCGATCTTGGTGAAATGGCTGAAGCGATCCGGCCTAATACAAAAGTCATTTACATCGAAACCCCGTCAAATCCGACGATGAACATCACAGACATCGAAATCGCGGCCAAGCTTGCAAAAGCGAATGATTGCTTGACGTTCGTCGACAACACATTCATGACGCCGCTTTACCAAAATCCGCTGGCGCTTGGCGCGGATATCGTCCTGCACAGCGCAACGAAATTTCTGTCAGGCCACAGCGATATTATCGCAGGACTTGCTATTTCGAAAGATGAAGCGCTCGGCAGCCGGCTTGCTTTCATTCAGAATTCGTTCGGTGCAGTGCTGGGTGCCCAAGATTCTTATTTATTGCTCCAAGGCATCAAGACATTAGGGACCCGATTAAAACAGTCCTCCGAGTCAGCGCAGGCCATTGCGGAATATCTTCATAAAAATCCATTGGTCGAAGAAGTGTATTACCCGAGTTTTTCGTTTCATCCGGGCCACCCGATCCATGTCCGGCAAGCACGCGGCTTTGGTGCGGTTTTGTCGTTCCGTCTGCCTTCAAAAGAAGCGGCCAGAATCTTTACGGAAAGTTTGCGGATTCCGATATTTGCGGTCAGCTTAGGCGCCGTGGAGTCCATTTTGTCGTACCCTGCGACCATGTCCCATGCAGCAATGCCAAAAGAAGAGCGTGACAAGCGAGGAATTACCGACGGCTTGTTGAGGCTGTCAGTCGGACTGGAACATTTGGATGATTTACTGGCTGACATTAAGCAGGCGCTGCATAAAGTGCGGCAAGCGGCGGGGGAAGTTAATTACACATATTAA
- a CDS encoding NAD(P)/FAD-dependent oxidoreductase: MKVAVVGSGIVGASAAYYLAKQNIEVVIVDKAHDGKATSAGAGIVCPWGPTDRGNEWYQLAKRGAAFYPALIAHLKEEGETELGYKKTGALYISSRSEELDKIEKELKANKEEAPEVGQISRLNYQEARTLFPPLTKNVEAVFVSGGARVDGRLLQGALVRAAQKNGAELIQGEAVLVQEGHRITGVKVNDETVFADVVLVAAGAWAKSLLEPLGISLNVEPQRGQIAHIKLPEVDTSNWPVIIPESSHYIVAFDDSRVVAGATRETGSGWDYRQTAGGVHEVLSEALVVAPGLASGTLEEVRIGFRPMGPNALPLLGKAEPYIGLVVATGLGPSGLMMGPYIGTLAAAIVTDSIVDIDLALCHPFR; encoded by the coding sequence GTGAAGGTCGCAGTAGTTGGCAGTGGAATTGTCGGAGCAAGTGCCGCTTATTATTTGGCGAAACAAAATATAGAAGTTGTGATTGTGGATAAAGCGCATGACGGGAAAGCGACCTCAGCTGGAGCGGGGATCGTTTGTCCGTGGGGACCGACTGACAGAGGCAATGAGTGGTACCAATTAGCCAAACGCGGAGCGGCTTTTTATCCTGCATTGATCGCACATTTAAAAGAAGAAGGAGAAACGGAGCTCGGCTATAAGAAAACTGGTGCTCTTTACATTAGTTCCCGATCAGAAGAATTGGACAAGATTGAGAAAGAGCTAAAAGCGAATAAAGAAGAAGCGCCGGAAGTAGGGCAAATATCCAGGTTGAATTACCAGGAAGCCAGGACATTGTTTCCTCCACTAACTAAAAACGTCGAGGCGGTATTTGTTTCTGGTGGGGCGCGTGTTGATGGCCGCTTGCTGCAGGGGGCGCTGGTGCGCGCTGCCCAAAAGAACGGCGCTGAATTGATTCAAGGAGAAGCGGTTTTAGTGCAGGAAGGGCACAGGATAACAGGAGTTAAAGTGAACGACGAAACGGTATTCGCGGATGTTGTGTTGGTGGCTGCAGGCGCATGGGCAAAGTCCCTTTTGGAGCCGCTCGGCATCTCTTTGAATGTGGAGCCGCAGCGTGGGCAAATCGCTCATATCAAGCTGCCGGAAGTAGATACATCAAATTGGCCTGTCATCATTCCGGAAAGCAGCCACTATATCGTCGCATTTGACGATTCGAGAGTGGTCGCGGGCGCCACTCGGGAAACGGGGTCAGGTTGGGATTATCGGCAAACCGCGGGCGGGGTTCATGAAGTGCTGTCTGAAGCGTTAGTTGTGGCTCCTGGACTTGCTTCGGGAACGTTGGAGGAAGTCCGAATCGGCTTTCGGCCAATGGGGCCAAACGCATTGCCGCTGCTCGGAAAAGCAGAGCCGTATATAGGGCTGGTGGTGGCAACGGGACTTGGTCCTTCGGGTTTGATGATGGGACCATATATTGGGACGCTGGCAGCCGCTATTGTGACCGACAGCATTGTGGATATTGACCTTGCGCTTTGCCATCCATTTCGTTGA
- a CDS encoding LysE family translocator, with product MELLSLAAFLGAAVLLTLMPGPDNLFVLAQSIAKGKNAGISTSLGLCTGLLFHITAATVGLSALVYQSGLAFALVKYAGAAYLLYLAYKSFREKSSAIHLSSDNSLGSKALYKRGVIMNLLNPKVSLFFLALFPQFINYSLGNVPGQMLVYGLIFLLQALVIFSLISVFAGSVGAFLQKSPSVSKRINQVQGSLFALIAFNIAFSQK from the coding sequence ATGGAATTACTTTCATTAGCGGCTTTTTTAGGGGCGGCGGTATTGCTGACATTAATGCCGGGGCCTGACAATTTGTTCGTTCTGGCACAAAGCATAGCGAAAGGGAAGAATGCCGGAATCTCGACTTCACTCGGGTTATGTACAGGGCTCCTCTTTCACATTACGGCGGCAACAGTGGGCCTATCTGCTTTGGTTTATCAATCGGGATTGGCCTTTGCGCTGGTTAAATACGCCGGTGCCGCATACTTGCTATATTTAGCTTACAAATCTTTTCGCGAAAAAAGCTCCGCTATTCATCTAAGCAGCGATAATTCACTGGGTTCTAAAGCGCTATATAAAAGAGGAGTCATCATGAACCTGTTGAACCCGAAAGTTTCGCTGTTTTTTCTAGCGCTATTCCCGCAATTCATCAATTATTCGTTGGGCAACGTCCCAGGGCAAATGCTCGTATACGGACTGATTTTCTTGCTTCAAGCGCTGGTGATTTTCTCATTGATCAGCGTATTTGCAGGAAGTGTCGGAGCTTTCCTGCAAAAAAGCCCGTCTGTATCGAAACGGATCAACCAAGTGCAAGGTTCATTGTTTGCGCTTATTGCCTTCAATATCGCGTTTAGCCAAAAATAA
- a CDS encoding YeiH family protein: MATSTKNYGAIGLLPGLLACLIVMMAGIYGAQLIGELLLATGVLPEGSASPISGIFVAIMLGILIRNTIGLPDLFKTGIGFSVKYALRAGIILLGLRLSLTEALKLGAWGLPLIVACISVGLFVTLFFTNKLNQSNRLGTLIATGTGICGVTAIMATAPVIKAKENEISYAVANITIFGLLGMLFYPYLAHFFFENEPIKAGLFLGTAIHDTAQVTGAALIYNQVYDSSVVVDVATITKLTRNVFIIAVVPFISFLFFRNNAKNGNGEAGTLPKWYKLFPVFILGFLLLSLMRTIGDATASSSGTAFGLFTPEAWANFYSFWSSFGSTYMLGLAMAGVGLSTNLKIFKGLGIKPFYIGFIAALSVGAVSLLLISLFGDLISI, translated from the coding sequence ATGGCTACTAGCACAAAAAATTACGGGGCAATCGGGCTTCTTCCCGGATTGCTTGCTTGTTTGATTGTCATGATGGCAGGAATATACGGGGCACAACTTATTGGAGAGCTGCTTCTGGCAACCGGTGTTTTGCCTGAAGGAAGCGCCAGCCCCATTTCGGGAATCTTCGTAGCGATCATGCTCGGCATCCTTATTCGCAACACCATCGGATTGCCGGATCTCTTCAAAACCGGAATCGGCTTTTCCGTAAAATACGCTTTGCGCGCTGGAATCATTTTGCTTGGCTTGCGGCTAAGTTTGACAGAAGCGTTGAAGCTTGGCGCTTGGGGGTTGCCGCTTATTGTCGCCTGCATTTCAGTGGGGCTGTTCGTCACCTTGTTTTTCACGAATAAACTGAATCAATCCAATCGGCTAGGCACCCTCATCGCGACCGGAACCGGCATTTGCGGTGTGACCGCGATCATGGCGACCGCTCCGGTCATCAAAGCAAAAGAAAATGAAATCTCTTATGCAGTTGCTAACATTACAATTTTCGGCCTGCTCGGCATGTTGTTTTATCCTTACTTAGCGCACTTCTTTTTTGAAAATGAACCGATCAAAGCTGGATTGTTCCTTGGCACAGCCATTCACGATACGGCCCAAGTAACAGGGGCGGCTCTTATTTACAATCAAGTATACGATTCATCGGTCGTGGTCGATGTGGCGACCATCACCAAATTGACGCGCAACGTCTTTATCATCGCTGTCGTGCCGTTCATTTCTTTTTTGTTTTTCCGCAACAATGCGAAAAATGGCAACGGCGAAGCCGGAACTCTCCCGAAATGGTACAAGCTGTTTCCGGTATTCATTCTCGGGTTCTTGTTGCTGTCGCTCATGCGGACGATTGGCGACGCCACCGCTTCTTCTTCAGGAACCGCATTCGGCTTGTTCACCCCTGAGGCTTGGGCAAACTTCTACAGCTTCTGGAGTTCGTTCGGTTCGACGTACATGCTCGGCCTTGCTATGGCGGGTGTCGGTTTGTCCACCAATTTGAAAATCTTTAAAGGGCTCGGCATCAAGCCGTTTTACATCGGATTTATTGCAGCACTGTCCGTCGGGGCTGTCAGTTTGCTGCTGATTTCACTGTTCGGGGATTTGATTTCCATATAA
- a CDS encoding alkaline phosphatase D family protein, which yields MTEDGLSMDKKALRDSYRFSEEFLAGDLFITDDLVQNVEHYIANKKEGTGFPQSVASGDPTSSGMMLWTRVDPDQEAGFTTEEIESKGMSLFEKEVIEQGKFVMFQLSTDNNFDSVALTGFAPIWKNCDNVVRIDLNNFLESDKTYYYRFITKSGLLSKTGRCKTLPDKGYRPATIGYISCQDYKNGYFNVLSCLADEEMDFFLHLGDYVYESLKKERHHVREIAVPGGTHKAFTLADYRELYKVYRSDPDLQKLHQNHAMVAVWDDHEFADNTYYPAIAPDHSFEPDRKRRHAASQAWLEYMPSRVTYDPAQSPDDALKIYRTLKIGDLANIYMTDERLFRSAPMGGPKQLSGADEKKEIEKRSMLGKEQREWFLDELSTSKSLWNIWGNSVQITPFKVSKRYLNLDAWDGFTYERDIIANKIFEKKIKNLIALTGDFHTFEASYLQTDYTPGAEGKKFGVELMVGSVTSLNPHEHIQHPTQKFLGRLKNVSGSMPVAPAVELVSEITPDKGKENKRVRNITFRTLEKVMKRYNPWITLLDGTSHGYAVLELNETKAVWRAYAVKTIETPSTDKSLLFQCEIPNGKVEINVTYARGIKKDVTELSLFISAVGTLLFALRKLDKSANKNQNKKGTKQERLQ from the coding sequence GTGACTGAAGACGGTTTAAGCATGGATAAAAAGGCTTTAAGGGATTCTTACCGATTTTCCGAAGAGTTCCTGGCGGGGGATCTATTTATAACTGACGACCTTGTCCAAAATGTTGAGCATTATATAGCCAACAAAAAAGAAGGAACCGGATTTCCTCAAAGTGTGGCTTCCGGGGACCCCACTTCTTCAGGAATGATGCTTTGGACTAGAGTGGATCCGGATCAAGAAGCCGGGTTTACTACTGAAGAAATCGAAAGCAAAGGCATGTCCTTATTTGAAAAAGAAGTGATTGAGCAAGGCAAGTTTGTCATGTTTCAATTAAGTACCGATAATAATTTTGATTCTGTAGCGCTAACTGGCTTTGCCCCGATATGGAAAAACTGCGACAATGTGGTGCGCATCGATCTAAACAACTTCTTGGAATCGGACAAAACTTACTATTACCGTTTTATCACTAAAAGTGGCTTATTGAGTAAAACGGGCCGCTGTAAGACTTTGCCTGACAAAGGATACCGCCCGGCAACAATCGGTTATATTTCATGCCAAGATTACAAGAATGGGTACTTCAATGTTTTGTCCTGTCTTGCAGACGAAGAAATGGACTTCTTCTTGCATTTAGGGGATTACGTGTATGAAAGCCTTAAAAAAGAACGACACCATGTCAGGGAAATTGCTGTACCGGGCGGCACACATAAAGCATTTACTTTAGCCGATTATCGGGAATTATACAAAGTTTACCGAAGCGATCCGGATCTGCAAAAGCTTCACCAAAACCACGCAATGGTAGCGGTTTGGGATGACCATGAATTTGCCGATAATACGTATTATCCGGCGATTGCACCAGACCACAGTTTTGAACCGGACCGGAAAAGGCGCCACGCTGCGAGCCAAGCTTGGCTGGAATACATGCCTTCTAGAGTAACCTACGATCCGGCGCAATCTCCTGATGACGCCTTGAAAATTTACCGGACGCTGAAAATTGGTGACCTTGCAAACATCTATATGACAGATGAGCGGCTGTTTCGAAGCGCACCGATGGGCGGGCCGAAGCAACTGAGTGGTGCTGACGAGAAAAAGGAAATTGAAAAGCGGTCGATGTTGGGGAAAGAGCAACGAGAATGGTTCCTGGACGAATTAAGCACTTCCAAAAGCCTTTGGAATATTTGGGGAAACTCGGTGCAAATAACACCGTTTAAAGTAAGTAAACGCTATCTCAATCTTGATGCCTGGGATGGATTCACTTATGAAAGGGATATAATCGCGAATAAAATATTCGAAAAGAAAATAAAAAATCTCATCGCTTTGACGGGTGACTTTCATACGTTTGAAGCTTCCTATCTTCAAACCGATTACACACCTGGTGCTGAAGGGAAAAAGTTTGGAGTCGAATTGATGGTTGGATCGGTCACTTCTCTTAATCCGCATGAACATATCCAACATCCGACTCAAAAATTTCTCGGACGGTTGAAAAATGTATCGGGTTCAATGCCAGTGGCTCCGGCAGTTGAACTTGTCAGTGAAATCACTCCTGACAAGGGGAAAGAAAACAAGAGGGTGCGCAATATTACGTTTCGGACGCTGGAAAAGGTAATGAAGCGGTACAATCCATGGATTACATTATTAGACGGGACGTCACATGGCTACGCGGTACTGGAACTAAATGAGACAAAGGCAGTCTGGAGAGCATATGCCGTAAAGACTATTGAAACGCCTTCAACCGATAAATCGCTGCTATTTCAATGCGAAATCCCGAACGGCAAAGTGGAAATTAACGTAACCTATGCCAGAGGAATAAAAAAGGACGTAACCGAACTTTCCCTTTTTATCAGCGCAGTAGGCACGCTTCTTTTTGCGCTGCGGAAATTGGACAAATCAGCAAATAAAAACCAAAACAAAAAAGGGACTAAACAAGAGCGGTTGCAATAG
- a CDS encoding YitT family protein produces MNKWTRLVIIFIASIVVGFAFNMFLLPHEVIAGGVTGIAMILGLATPVNTGIWMILLNIPILVVGWMKLGKMFIANSIFSVAVTSIAMIYIPVAKVTEDALLSSVFGGVIAGAAIGIIIRNYSSTGGLDVISLLLTQKRDIPLGGLMIALNSIVVFISGFIFSWELAMYTMASIYITGLVIDRIHTRHIKLSLMVVTNKGEEVKKELLNNLYRGITVVDGEGAYSAAKVKVLYSVITRYELAFVRPLIKAIDPNAFVSISETMEVMGNFRKDDNFMKKPM; encoded by the coding sequence ATGAACAAGTGGACTAGATTAGTAATTATTTTTATTGCCTCGATTGTGGTCGGATTTGCCTTTAATATGTTTTTGCTTCCACATGAAGTAATTGCCGGAGGGGTAACAGGAATCGCGATGATTTTAGGGTTGGCGACGCCTGTGAATACAGGAATTTGGATGATTTTGTTGAACATACCGATCCTCGTTGTAGGCTGGATGAAGCTGGGGAAAATGTTTATCGCCAACAGCATCTTTTCGGTGGCCGTGACTTCGATTGCCATGATTTATATTCCAGTCGCCAAAGTAACTGAAGATGCGCTATTGTCTTCAGTGTTCGGCGGAGTTATTGCCGGCGCAGCTATTGGGATCATCATCCGCAATTATAGTTCAACGGGCGGCCTGGACGTCATCAGCTTATTGCTGACACAAAAGCGCGACATACCGCTTGGCGGCTTGATGATTGCACTGAACAGTATCGTCGTCTTTATATCAGGATTCATCTTTTCGTGGGAATTGGCAATGTATACAATGGCTTCCATCTACATCACCGGATTGGTCATTGACCGCATTCACACACGCCATATCAAGCTCAGCTTGATGGTAGTGACAAATAAGGGCGAAGAGGTGAAAAAGGAATTGCTTAATAATTTATACCGTGGCATTACAGTAGTGGACGGCGAAGGCGCTTATTCGGCCGCAAAAGTCAAAGTGCTCTATAGTGTTATCACACGTTATGAATTGGCATTTGTCCGGCCGCTGATCAAGGCAATTGATCCAAACGCCTTCGTCAGCATTAGCGAAACGATGGAAGTCATGGGCAATTTCCGAAAAGACGATAATTTCATGAAAAAACCGATGTAA
- a CDS encoding DUF6376 family protein yields MKKISIAFLILVISLLSGCSALEGAQNTLTYATEVTEFANEATAFAKDTPALARQAVSDKEAATELEASLQVMKTNIEEFNELEPPEIAADLHQQVVTQNENALKGIDLYLNNIKDGTLDPAVLENNEAFKSLGEIKNIVDQIRDLVGQ; encoded by the coding sequence TTGAAAAAAATATCTATCGCTTTTTTAATACTCGTCATTTCATTATTAAGCGGTTGCTCAGCTCTTGAGGGGGCACAGAACACACTAACATACGCAACCGAAGTCACTGAATTTGCAAACGAAGCTACAGCCTTTGCGAAAGACACACCGGCGTTAGCGAGACAAGCGGTCAGCGATAAAGAAGCTGCCACTGAATTGGAAGCAAGTTTGCAAGTGATGAAAACCAATATAGAAGAATTCAATGAACTGGAACCGCCGGAAATAGCGGCTGACCTTCACCAGCAAGTGGTAACTCAAAATGAGAACGCGCTTAAAGGCATTGATTTGTATTTGAACAACATCAAAGACGGCACATTGGATCCAGCTGTTTTGGAAAACAATGAAGCTTTCAAATCTCTCGGTGAAATTAAAAACATCGTCGACCAGATCAGAGATTTGGTCGGACAATAA